The stretch of DNA GCAATATATCTAAGTCATGCGTTGACAATCGAGTTAGACGATCTACATTAATAAGAAACATTAAACCTTTATATGAAATATCATCATAACTATACAAAATTATTTACTCCATACTAATATTGTATGATTAAGAACTGCTTCTAAAATAACTTCGTATATCCTGGTGAACCTCCTAATAATCGGGGGTTCACCAATTTATTCTTCATAAATAAAGAGTCTAATCCATTTTCTTTTTTCTATCTTTTTTCTATGGTTTTGCAAAAGTAGTAAATAATCTATTTAAAAAATATTATAGATAAAGTAGAATCGTAGATGCTTTTGATTTTAATTCCACTTATTATATATATAGTAATCGATGTAAGCCATGAAAGGTTATTATATTAGAATTATCTGTGTATTTAAAAGTGGATTGACATTATTATTATTCAAGAGTAAATTCAATATTAAAACCAAATATGACGCCTTTTTAGTCGCTGAAACTGTTGCTTTAGTATTGTGCAGTGCGGGGGACCCATTTTTGGCAATAAAACATTTGTCTTGGGGTGAATCTAAATATTTAGAAGGGATACTTTATGTCCCTAATCCGACAGCTAACCTCGTAAGCGTCATAGGGAGAAAAGGTCTTATTTCTAGACCATTTCTTTGTAATGGTTTTTTAATGTCAAAGGAGTGGTGAAAATGCCAAGAAGAATTAGTGGGAAGAAGAAACAATTTATTGTCATTGGATTAGGTAGTTTTGGAGGAAGTATTACCAGAGAGCTTTATTATTTAGGGTGTGATGTTTTAGCTATTGATAAAGACATCGAAAAAGTTAAAAAGTATATGCCGTATACGATCCATGCTGTCCAATTAGATAGTACAGACGAAGAAGCGTTAAATAGTCTTGGAGTATCCAATTTTGACCATGTTGTTGTAGCAATTGGAGATAATATTCAATCAAGTGTACTAACCACTTTAATCCTTAAAGAATTAGGGACAGATAAAGTATGGGTTAAAGCTGAGAATAGACATCATCAAAATGTCCTTACTAAAATCGGAGCAGATTTAGTTATACACCCTGAATCAGATATGGGTTTAAGAGTAGCACATAACATGGCGTCGGAGAAAATTGTTGATTATATAAATTTATCAAATGAATATAGTATTGTAGAATTAGTTGCTTCTAAAAAAATTCACAATAAAAGTCTATTAGAATTAGATTTAAGAGCAAAATTCGGTGTGACTATCCTAGCAATAAAAACAAAGGAGGGAATTAATGTCTCTCCGCATCCTGATGAGATTATTCCAGAGGGATCTATTCTAGTAACTATGGGAAGTAATCAATCTATACGAAAATTTGAGGAAAAGGGGATATAAATGATGAGTCGCTTTCCAATATTTTGGAAACTTTCACTAAATCCTCCTCAGATTTTAACATTAGGGTTTATAGCAGTAATAATAGTAGGTACATTTTTATTAACCTTGCCGATTTCAACTTCGGAACCAATCAGTGTAATCGATGCTTTATTTACAGCGACTTCAGCAACCACTGTAACAGGGTTAGTCGTACTCGACACAGGTACGGAATTTACACTTTTTGGTCAGATTGTGATAATGATTCTGATACAACTAGGTGGTCTGGGGTTAATGACATTTGCAATAATGATTGTCTTGATCCTAGGTAAGAAAATAGGACTACGTGAAAGAATACTCGTGCAGGAATCCTTTAATCAATCAACACTTGGTGGGTTAGTAAGACTTGTTAAATCACTTTTAATATTTACATTTTCTATGGAAATAATTGCAACAGTCTTGTTATCTATTCGTTGGGTACCAGAATATGGATTTGGTGGGCATATTTACAAGTTTGTTTCATGTAGTTTCTGCCTTTAATAATGCTGGATTCTCGCTTTGGTCAGATAGTCTAATGGGCTACGTCGGCGACCCGGTAGTAAATATAATCATAACTTTTCTTTTTATCGTCGGAGGAATAGGTTTTACAGTTATTTCTGATCTGATGATGACGAGAAAGTATCACCAATTATCATTACACACAAAATTAATGATAATTGGTACATTATCGATTAATATAATAGCTACTATTGTAATTTTTTTACTTGAATATACAAATTCTGAAACATTGGCTAATTTAGCGTTGGATGAGAAATTATGGGCTTCTTATTTTCAAGCAGTAACACCTAGAACTGCTGGATTTAACAGTCTTGATATAGGAAGTATGAATCCTGCTACCTTAACTTTAACAATGTTTCTTATGTTTATTGGTGCTGGAAGTGCTTCTACAGGTAGTGGTATCAAATTAACTACTTTTATCGTTATTGTATTAGCTGTAAATGCTTACCTAAGAGGAAAAAAAGAAGCTGTAATATTCAAACGGTCCATACCAGGTCAAGTAGTTCATCGTGCTTTAGCTATCACAGTTATTAGTTTGTTAATGGTAATTACTGTGATTTTTTTACTAACCATAACGGAGGACGCTCCTTACCTTCACATCATTTTTGAGGCGTTTTCTGCATTCGGTACAGTAGGTTTATCGATGGGGCTAACTGCTGAACTTAGTGAAAGCGGGAAATTGCTACTATGTATATTAATGCTAGCAGGAAGAATAGGTCCGATTACCTTAGCCTTTGCTTTAGCGAGAACTTCCAAAGGGAATATAGGCTATCCAAAGGATGATGTATTTACTGGATAACAAGAAAATAGACGATTTACTTAGGTGGCTAGTCCTGTCGGGCTGGTCACTTTTTTCATATAAATACTAGAAAAGGGAGGAGAATTATATGCCATTTCGAGATTACCGGGTAACATCTCCATTTGGATTTAGAAGAGACGTGTGGTCAGGAATTGGATTTACTTTTCATACAGGAATAGACTTAGTTAAATCTCATAAAGCAAATATTCAAGCATTTACAGAAGGAAAAGTCATTTTTGCTGGTATGGGTAGGACTGGTACTGGCTTAGGTGGATTTGGAATTGTTGTACTTCTTCAAGATAAAAATAACCGAGGCCAATTATATGCTCATTTGGATAGTGTCTCCGTACAGCCTGGTCAGTTTGTGAAAAAAGGGCAAGTAATAGGTAAACAAGGTGATACAGGAAATGTAACCGGTTCCCATTTGCACTATGAAGTACGTAAAAAAGCCGAGAGTCAACCACCTTATGGTTGGACATCTGATAGAGTAAATAATTGTTTAGACCCTACGAAATATTTACAAAAATTTAGTGATAACAAGACAATTATGGAAGATATTCAAACTGGATTGAATCGGAAATATGATACAGGTTTAGCGGTTGATGGAATAGCTGGTCCATTAACAATTAAAGCAGCAATCAAAGGTTATCAAATAGAATTAAATAAGCAATTCAATGCAAATTTAACAGTTGATGGTATATGGGGACAGAAAACTAAATCTGCTACAGTAACAATAGCAAGTGGTGCTAAAGGAAATATTACATGGATACTTCAAGCAATGCTTTATATTAATGGAGAAGATCCTAAAGGGTTAGATGGTATTTTTGGCGATAATACAAATAATGCAGTGAGATCTTTTCAACAAAAAGAAAGTATTTTAGTTGACGGGAAAGCAGGAAAAGTAACTTGGGAGAAATTATTCCTGTAACTTTAATATAAATCAATAAACATCAAAGTTAAGGGGATTTTAACTTTGATGTTTATTGATTTCGTGATTTCGTATAAACATTGAATACTATACTTAAGGAGGTTTTTACATTTTAGATGGTGGAGTATTGTAATATAGTGGGGGAGCTGGTGGTAATTTAGGTGCACCTCCCCAAAAAACTGGTTCGCTTACATATTTATATTCTCCTCTTCCATCAAAACTTGGGCCATGTGCCCATCTACCTTTTTTACTTTCTTCGCCTTCTGAGAAATTAAATAGTGTATACGACACTTCTTGAAACTCTTTTGATCTAGAGAAAGTTGAAGGGACAACAATATCATTCTCCCTTTCTTCAAGTTCTCGTATTGCAGCAAACCATTGATTTTGATGATAAGTATCTCTTGCAATTAGGAAGGATAACAAATCTCTTACACCTGGATCATCTGTCATATTATATAAACGAGTAACTTGTAATCTTCCCTGTGACTCGGCTGTAAGGTTAGCACGAAAGTCCGCTAGTAAATTCCCGCTGGAAATAATGAAATTTGCAGACCAGCGATTTCCATTACTATCAGCTGGCATAGCGCCAAGTCAACTAACAATAGCATGTTGTGGGTTGGAACCACCTAATATAGCTGCTAAAGCAGGATCTGTGTCATAAGCATTTTTCTGCGTTTCAAATGGTGCATCGTTTAATAATCGAGCAATCATTGTAGCTAACATTTCTACGTGCCCAATTTCTTCTGTTCCAATATCAAATAACAAATCGCGATATTTTGGTTCTGCTCTAGAGTTAAACCCCTGGAATAAATATTGCATCATTACACTAATTTCCCCATATTGTCCACCGAGTACTTCTTGTAATTTTCTAGCAAATACAGGATCAGGTTTGCTTGGTTTTGCTTCGAATTGCAATTCTTTAAAATGATAAAACAAAGATTATTCCTCCCTCCATGTAATAACCAATTAAGTATATGCAGATAAAAAGTCTGACATTCTTATACTAAACAGATTCTTACACTATTTGATTTATGTATTAGAGAGAGGTTGAATAAGATATATAATATAAGTATATTTTTTATAAAATGAAGACAGTGATCTGGTACCATAAAGCAAGCACGATTAATAATCCGGATGACCCTAACTTAAGTATATTTTCTTTTGACTTTATATTTTTTGTTTCTAATACTTCTAACGTTGTAACAATAATTAAGATAATACATAAGAAAGGTAATGTTAAGAAATCGATATATTTGGTTAAATAATAAATACCTAGTACCATTGCTATGACAGCAGTGGGAATATAAAACCATCTTCGTTGGTAGAATTTATCTGACATTTGATCTCACTCCTCCTATTCTCTAATATTAGGATATTAGTTTGATTGCAAATTTATGTACAAACTATGTAGATGAATAATTCTTTGCATATAAAAAAAGAGTTTAGCTATAGAATTTTAGCTAAACTCTTTTTTTTAATGTATATTTCGATATAATCCAATCACTTTTCCAAGGATTGTTACATTATCATAAAATAATGGTTCCATTGTGGCATTTTCTGGTTGAAGTCGAATACGATTTTCTTCTTTAAAGAATCGTTTTACTGTTGCTTCATTCTCCTCGGTCATCGCTACAACTATTTCTCCATTCACTGCTGTGTTCTGTTGTTTAACAATTACCATGTCTCCATCTAATATGCCTGCCTCAATCATACTTTCACCATCAATTACAAGTACAAATACATTATCGTCAGGACCGGCACTTGAACTTGGAATTGGGACGAACTCTTCAATATTTTCAACAGCTGTAATTGGTATCCCTGCCGTTACTTTACCAATTACAGGTGCATACCGTGCCTCATCTTTTGGTAGTTGTTGCTCCATTTCTAAATCAATAATTTCAATTGCTCTTGGTTTAGTAGGATCTCTTCTTATATATCCTTTATTTTCCAATCTCTCTAAATGTCCGTGGACAGTTGAACTGGAAGCGAGTCCGACTGCTACGGCAATTTCTCGAACTGATGGTGGATATCCTTTTAACTTAACTTCGCTTTTAATGAAGTCAAAGATCATTTGTTGTCTTTTTGATAGTTTTGTCATCAAACGTTCACCTCTAGCATAGGTTTTTATTAATGATAGTTTATCATTTTACTATAAAATAAGCAAACACTCGTTCTAATTTTTTGTTGACAAGATCATATGTTCGGTATATACTTTTAATCAAATAAGAACAATTGTTCTGCAAACGGAGGAAAGGGGCTTTGAAATCATGCTAAAGAAAATTTACTAGAACCGATGCTTTCTATGTGGTAGCATTTGCCTTTAGCGCTCGCTTTTTTATATTTCTCTATGGTAACGAGCGGTTAATTGAAACAGGAGGAAGTTAGGATTGAAAGCAGTAGTATATTGTCGAGTTAGTACGGATAAACATACCCAAGAGTCATCCCTAATACGCCAACGAGAGGAATTGCAAACATTAGCAAGTAAGCTAGACTTTACGATTGTTGATTGTATCGAAGAACAAGCAAGCGGATACGA from Oceanobacillus iheyensis HTE831 encodes:
- a CDS encoding potassium channel family protein, which translates into the protein MPRRISGKKKQFIVIGLGSFGGSITRELYYLGCDVLAIDKDIEKVKKYMPYTIHAVQLDSTDEEALNSLGVSNFDHVVVAIGDNIQSSVLTTLILKELGTDKVWVKAENRHHQNVLTKIGADLVIHPESDMGLRVAHNMASEKIVDYINLSNEYSIVELVASKKIHNKSLLELDLRAKFGVTILAIKTKEGINVSPHPDEIIPEGSILVTMGSNQSIRKFEEKGI
- a CDS encoding peptidoglycan DD-metalloendopeptidase family protein, whose amino-acid sequence is MPFRDYRVTSPFGFRRDVWSGIGFTFHTGIDLVKSHKANIQAFTEGKVIFAGMGRTGTGLGGFGIVVLLQDKNNRGQLYAHLDSVSVQPGQFVKKGQVIGKQGDTGNVTGSHLHYEVRKKAESQPPYGWTSDRVNNCLDPTKYLQKFSDNKTIMEDIQTGLNRKYDTGLAVDGIAGPLTIKAAIKGYQIELNKQFNANLTVDGIWGQKTKSATVTIASGAKGNITWILQAMLYINGEDPKGLDGIFGDNTNNAVRSFQQKESILVDGKAGKVTWEKLFL
- the lexA gene encoding transcriptional repressor LexA → MTKLSKRQQMIFDFIKSEVKLKGYPPSVREIAVAVGLASSSTVHGHLERLENKGYIRRDPTKPRAIEIIDLEMEQQLPKDEARYAPVIGKVTAGIPITAVENIEEFVPIPSSSAGPDDNVFVLVIDGESMIEAGILDGDMVIVKQQNTAVNGEIVVAMTEENEATVKRFFKEENRIRLQPENATMEPLFYDNVTILGKVIGLYRNIH